DNA from Triplophysa rosa linkage group LG12, Trosa_1v2, whole genome shotgun sequence:
AAGCCCATCGGATTAGTCCAACACGGCTAACAACACACATCGAAAGGTTCAACTAACATTTTTAACGTTCGTTTTTTTATTCACGAAACATACTTGCGTTGGGGGTGGCAGTAGACGTCGAGGCTCCGTCCGTATAGTCGGGTAGGTGCTTGTATTCGTACTTGCACTCGGGGCAATAATAAGGTCCAGTAGGAGATACGCTCCATATCTCTCCGATACATCTCTGACAAAAACTGTGTTTGCACGTCAGCGTCACTTGATTCCGACAGTCCTCATGACACAGGGGACATTTGACTGGCTTCTCATTAGACGCTCCCATCTTTAAAGTTGATTTTCTTGTGTATACGGCAACAGGACGAACGATCGAAGAAACGAAACCTTCGCAGAGTGGGCGGAGCTAGACCGTTTGATTTTTGAACCTAACGCAAATATTTACGCCTCTTTTAAAGCGACAGTAAACGACAGTTTCTGTACtcttaagggatagttcacaaaaatatgtcatcatttactcaccctcagatttttctaaacctgtatgaatttatttgttctgataaacatgaaggaagatatttggaagaatgtcagtaaccaaacagatctcatcccccatgaCTCCcagagtatttattttccctgctatggcagtaaatagggGATGAAATCTgactgtttggttaccgacattctttcaaaatgtaaagaaatttatgcaggtttggaacaacctgagggcgagtaattGATGATAGAATTtaaagttttgggtgaactatcccttttaaactACAGTGCATGAtcgatctgtctgtctgtctctctgtctgaatACTTTtctcggtaacactttattttacggtgcccttgttacacgttacatgtatttactatagtatttacctTAAATTATGCacaattacatgtaactaatcctgaaccaaaccctaatcctaaccctatagcaagtacatgtagttactttttattactcagtacttaaatgtataattacactgtaacaaggatactaaaataaagtgtaaccctTTTTTCAATAAGCATTAAACATAAGATTTAGTGTATCAGTGGATTCACTGTTTTTATTCAACAGTCTCTAAAAGTGTTTACTTGAAAGAACTTTTTAAATAAGGAAAAAATAATGACTCACTGGATATAAGATAGTTTCATATCATTTTATAAGATtgaattcaatcataaacagtTCAGGTAGCCGACATTGTAAAATCCATGTACACACAGGAAACATTGTTTGACTTTGATCCCAATGGCTTTATTACATAAGATCCatatcacatttatttaaaaaccttGCAAGGATTTTCACCACAAAAGTTTCACACTtgcattttttgttaattttttggTACAACTGTTTAGGTGTTTAAAGGCACATCTGCTACTAAGCCCATTAGGCCATAAGCACAAAATGGAATTGATTGTTTTGACAATCTAAACTGAACGAATGCaattaaataacagtaaagCAATACAGCATAACGGTCTTTAAAAATCAATCACATTGTtattaaacatttcaaaaccTCCTCATACCATCAATAAGACAATTCTCTACAAAACACAGAGATTATCATGTGCTTGGACAACTAAACCGAGAAAGTGGGAGTGAGTCCAGAAGTCAAATGATGTCCTGCCCGTCACTGGCAAAAATCAGGATGACCATCATCCCGTCACTCAATATGCAGGAGCATTGCGAATTGCACAGCAGAGCACCATGGTGAAAATCATCTCAAAAATCTGGAGACACCACAGAGAGAAATTATAGGCACACACACTGTTTAAGGCGATATTTTAGGAAAAGAGTTGAGTTATTCTTAATGCAAGTCTATCATTACACCTGTGTGTGTTCAGTTTGATGTCTTTCTTACCATAATGACAGCGATCACTAGTGCTGCCAAGCCAATCAGGTGCAGTTTCTCTGAGAACAGGTCCCTTAGCTTAATGTGGCAACTCTAAAGAACACAACATCaacatattttctttaattAAGAAATATCTAAAGATAAAAATCGAATTAATTTGTtgcaaattcattcattacatgtACCTCTTCAATGGGCTACATTTTTACAGGAATTGGTAACACTTGGAGTTTATATCTTAAACATACAGCAGATACCTGAGAGATGACCAGGTCAATTGGGTTAGTCATCCTGGGACACAGAGAAGCTCGGACAGGTGTGAAAAGTTCATTGTCATCTCCTTTACCACAGCACTcaagctgagagagagaaagatagagCATTAAAACTTGCTCTCTGaactgagagagagatgaaTGGGTTGAGGTCTCAAACAGTTTTGCTGGAGAACTGATTTAGGCAACTCACTGTGTCATGAAAGACCTCCAGAACTTTGGCAGCTGCCTGTTTGGATGGTGTTCCCACTGGATCCACAGCTTTAATGTATGCAGCATCATAGAAGTTAATGAGCTCAGTGGAGATCTGGATGGATAAAGGGAACGTATTTTGgggtttcctcatggggacattttttggtccccatgaggaaacaagcttataaatcatacagaattaacttttttgaaaatctaaaagagcagaaagtttTGTGTGAATGTTAGGATTAGGGGtggggaatatgatatacagtttgtacagtattaaaaccattgcgtctatgaaatgtccccataaaacatggaaacccaacatgtgtgtgtcttGGTGTGTGTATCTATACTTTGGGGGCAACTTTGAAGAGTTACATCTGACATTTCTTTTTAGGGCATCTGAAATGTTCTaatttgtaaaaacaacataaattaagtttttattttatttttaaaagtgcaaATGGTTttcaaataattatatttagctGTACATATAAAAAGTAGAATCTGATGTTATGTTCCCAATACAATACAGttgccttgtttttatatcctggtggggacctgaacctgaatacacaccaactcattgggactcgtgtcaccgtggggaccaaaattgaggtccccatgggcaaaaaagcttataaatcatacagaacaatattttaaacaatCTAAAAGctcaaaaagttttctatgatatTTAGGTTtcggggttgggttaggggtaggggataaaatatacagtttgtgcagtataaaaataattacgcctatggactgtccccaaggagatagtaaaccatgacatgcgtgtgtgtgtgtgtgtgtgtgtgtgtgtgtgtgtgtgtgtgtgtgtccctctTACCGTGTCCCTGTTTATAAAGCCCCATATCCCTGCTGCTACTTCACAGGCAAAGAGAATGACTAAACATGTGAAAAACTGATGaagtaaaaatagaaaaatatgttaaagacaaaaaataGAGTAAATTTTATACGAAAATTATTGActattattacagtaaataatttGCTTGGCAAATTTACAACATTCTCACTGATCTTTAGGCCATGcagcaatacatttttattttccagATATGTTTTGTTAAATACTTAAACAGTTACAAATGAGTTATACTGTTACTACTAAGATACAAAGAAATGCCATGGTATAAAAAGACATGATAGGCCATGTAACATTtatcaaacatttattattgtttattttaaaaaatccagattttattaaattgtCCTTGACAAACTTAATTTACATTTGTACCAAATTATTACTAGAAAATGTCTTGTAGAGATTAATCAGAACTTTCAGTGATTTATGTGATAAATCGCGTCATTGTGTGTTGGGATACCCACCGTTCCTAAGAGACACTGCGATTCTTGAATAGCCCCATAACAACCGAGAAATCCCACAAACATCATTACTGCTCCAATCGCAATGAGAACATAGACACCTGAAAGAGCAACAGAGataatatttcagtttttttatttatttttgagatCTGTAAAAGATTGCAAGGTTTATATGCCACATGCTGCCACTAGATGgcataaaaacattaatgtgtgCAGATGTTGAACGTTGAACATCACCCTATAAATCTGCAAATTAAAagggagaaaaaaatcatgaaatattttGGAGGCAACTGCATTTCATTGTACATTTTCCTACAACCCAATGCAGGCCAAAAATCAGCAATTTTGCCATTCTCATGTCTAATGTATGTTGGCAGTAACATCAAAATCTCAGgttaaagtgattgttcacccaaaaatgaaaattctgtcatcatttattcaccctcttgtcatttcaaacctgtatgactttctttcccccccctcagaacacaaatgaagatattttgaagaaagttggtaaccgaacagcgctggcatccgttgtttggacacaaaaccaatgcaagtgaatgggtgccggttaacaacattcttcaaaatatcttcttttgtgtccttcagaagaaagtcatacagattttaaacgacaagagggtgagtaaatgatgaaataattttcatttttgggtgaactgtgacTTTAAAAAGTTGTTCACCATACAAACTGTAAATAGCCGGGTAGGAAGATCTCCTATAAACAGGAACCAGCAACATAACAGAGCCAGAGTTTGCCTATGTGCCTCGCTGGATAAATTCCAATGATTCTTATCTCACAACATTGCATGATTTTTCCTAAACGTATTTAGCCtcaatcttttttttctgatagtgtcttaaagtgatggtttacccaaaaataaaaattctgtcatcatttactcaccctcttgtcatttcaaacctgtatgactttctttcttctgcagaacacaaaagaagatattttgaaaaatgttattaactggaccccatttacttacattggttttgtgtccatacaatagaattgaattgggtccagtgctgttcgcttacccactttcttcaaaatatcttcttctgtgttctccggaagaaagaaagtcgtacaggtttgaaatgacaagagggtgagtaaatgatgacagaatttttatttttgggtgaactatcactttaatgcagTCAAGTTAACTCAATCATAAATAACCATGTGATACTAAAACAAGTATCTGACATTCACAAAAGTAAACACATTCAGCAGCTGAAGAGAACAGCATGTGTGCGTGTAATCTCTGAACACAAGCTCCACATGCTACCGCGAACATATATTTTGATTCTACGTTCAAATGTCTGTAAGCAATCTCTACGCAGATTCCTCTGTGGTCTATGATGATTTACTCCACTGTTTAAGAGGGCGGCAGGTCTTGAACATATTTTTAGCCTTGTTTAAAACTCACTCGAGCAACGCCAGCCGCTGCTCATTCTAATTAGTGGTATATCGGGCATATGGGTAGAGTTTCTTCAATTACATGTTCAGAAAACTCATGTCTTGTTCTAGGTGGGCCAGTCCAATAACACAAGCCTCTCTAATCAGGAAAAACTTGCTGGTGCTATAAAAAGAAGAGGCGGAGCTACAGTTCGGTTCCTCCATGTATTTACGTTTAAGTGGAGGGAGTCAAGCCGATGGGCTCTGCAAAATTAATGGACACTAACTGTATGCTTCTGCCCACAACATGCTGACCCGCTGTGCTGCTGCACTCTGTGTTACATCTGCTGTGgtcaacgtgtgtgtgtgtgtgtgtgtgtgtgtgtgtgtgtgtgtgtgtgtgtaaagcatATGTTCAAATACGGGTGGAGTACGAACACACCCTGTGGTAAAACTTGGTCTTTCTCATCCTTTTAAAACACCATGTGGGTGTGTGTACAGAATCACTGAACGCTGATTTTTTTATAGTAAAAATTCCATTATAGGAACGGTAACATAACTACATGACAAACAGGATCAAAGATCTCGTGCAATGATATTCTGCTGTCGTCAGGCTTTGTaaactcacacgcacacacacattgattTGTGGCCCTGTCAGTGTCCAGATTCGACCTCATTTCCTGTTTCTGTCTTTTGAGGAGTCTGTTTGGCCACGATGCACCTCTATTTCAGGAGTCATTGTTTCTCAAAGCTCCCAGTGCAGAAGCTTTCCTTTCACGCATGTTACTAAACTACTACGACaacaatatttacaaataaagacaacattttaaattattattatatattttaaagcatatatgaatatattaaaaGGATGAAACCTGTGCCACtattaaaaaatggaaaaatttaaattattatgatAATAACATTTCCATGCAACCCATTTGTAATGAAGGTTTGATGGTCATGTGTAGTGTGAGAGGTAGTCACTTACTGATGTAAAAGGTGCCTGGAGCTTGGGTCCCTTCAAACTGAAGCATCAGGAGGTTACTGGTTTGAGTGTCATGGCGAAGCCACAGAGATACACCCAGAATCACACCACCAgccaactaaaaataaaaaaagaaaccgtTTTTGTGTTCACTCTCACactattaaaaaaatgcatCATCCATAAAttggtttaaaatgatgaaattcATTCTACAGATGGCTCTGCCAGAAACGAAAAGCCTTTCCGGCGGTCATTCCAGGGGTAATTTTTTTCCTGGGTTTAGGAAAGAACAGATTTCTGACAGGTTTAGTGCCGTTCACACACACCCAAAAACATCTGTCATGACATACAGCTACCTGATGATTCTAGTTTAAAACCTCCACCCATCAGGGAAAAGGAAGCGACAGCTTCAGTGAGAAAATTGTGGAAGTCACACAGATATATTTTCGTATTGGATTTTGAGGTCCAGCGTGTAAAACACAATGACAGGAAACAATCCATATCTCAAGAGACTTTTGGATTGGCCGCTAATGATAAAACATCATTCTCATGCAAGTTAAAGGTcttaaatgaaaaaacaaaaatatcgataattctTAACGGCTGCAGATACTTTCATCAAGATTTTATCAAGATCTAAGTTTTGATCTGCAGTGCATTGTTCGAATCGAGCATTTCATGCTATTCCATAACATTATTTTAGCAAATCAAAATTGATGACTGGCTTTACTCTCTCAtgtgatgtttattattattagactAAATTTCAATCAAACATCATGAAGCGATACTATTTTTTTCCTTTGTTAcactatattatttattattatgatatGTCTCATGTCTGAATCAGTTGTCACTACTGAAAGCTACAGATGAAGTttgaaccattaaaaaaaacattttatgatgTTCTTACAGGTATACATACATTTTATCGTAacatgtatttcaaaaataaatgtcgAAAGGATTTCCCTATTATAAGTCTTTACTACAACACTTTAGGaatcttttgtttttctctctctctctctcgctatgTCTATCCCCTACAGTGCAGGCATGTCCCCAAAACATAATTATAGacagtgtaaaaatacagcaaaaccACAGCAAATCCTCACTCAGGAGGCACTGGAGACAGAAGTACACAATTTGTCTGTCTGGGAACATACACGAGAGAAAATATATGCAATAGTATAtattaaaacacaaagaaactGTGAGAACAAAGAAACTGTGAGAAAACGTGGGGTAAAAGAATGTCTCAGGATATGTCAtatataaaaccataataaCTTAGTGattactactactaataaaaatagttaatagttatataataaatattaaataaataatctaaaaaaaccATCAAAGTTGTACTACAATTGCAAttaaaatggaaacaaacatgatttaaaacagTTCAATTTGATTAACTCACCCAAAAGATGAAGTTCAAGAAGAAGAGCatatatttaatgcactgagAGCAGCCGGTTACAGCCATGGCTTGATGGTTAGATGTTAAAAGTTATTGAAGATGCACTGAAATGATGTAGATTTAGTGTAAAAATATAAGAGTCCCAGTATAACAGAGACTGATAGTATACAATACTAAACTGTATATGAGCATGCGGTCCGTCTCTCTTCTGAATAAACCCTGAAACTGAGACTGCCCACAAACTCATATGTTTACACGCAGTGGGCAAGAATAAAGGCTGGCAAGCTCTGCCCCGTTCCACATTTACATAAATCTTTTGATTAAAGGGGcataaagaacaaataactTGCTTATTAATACGTACACGTCTTACATTCATATAACATTGTCTTCACGTTCATAATAATAAGTTAAAAAAACGTGATATTAattacatgtaaaataaaaatgtaaaatgttattgCTGGCAGTAAGCAGAGGTGACAAAGGTAAAGTAAAACTATATGTTACATATAAACATAGCTACTATTAAATCATATAAAAGTCATGAACTTTAAAAACGTACATTGCGACAGTAATcgttgtttttctttgtttaaaacgtcacgttttatatattttaatacagaTCTTTTTTCGAAGACACAGAAAGTGTTTTCCTGTTTGAaaagttatatttatttatacggtATTTGGATTATTTTCATTGTGGCTTCCGTTGCAGTTGGAACTACAGCTCCCATGATGCTTTGGGCGAAACTCAGTGTCACGCTGCGCTGGTGAGATAGCTGCTAACCAAACGCTAGTGCAGACAGCTGCTAGCTATGTTTATTTGACCAGTGTAGGTCAATATCTTAAAAAATGAGCTCTTCAGACGAAAGGTATAAAGGGACTAAACGACCCGCATCTCCAGACGAAGTATGTGCTTTCCGCCATTGTGCATATTTAAATGCTCCATAATAATTTACACTGATGCGCACCAGTAGTGTTAGCAGATTGTTagcaatgttgtttttaaatgttggcTGCATGCATAGTTGTAATATAAGTTGTGTATTGCATGCTTTTGCTTTAGTACTTAGTGGTTAGTAACTTGATAATTCAAAGAATAGCCGTTTTCTTCTGCATTGACACATTTTATGCGGCACATTAATGGCTCATTTGAATCTGATTTCGATCCAGACAGGATCCACACAATGGTCAACAGCAGATTTGGGGACAAATGAAAGGAAGCAGAAGTTTTTGAGGCTGATGGGAGCTGGAAAGGTACATGAACTTccaatgcttttgtttttttatagggTTATATAGAAAACCtagaaatatattaaaaatttgTGAATTCCAGGCCTGGAAAATAATAATTTCGGAAGGGTCTGATAGCTTTCTAGTTACGAATAGCTTGTTGTGAAAAAATCTCTTAAGTAAGATGTATTTATTGGTCATAAGGTGCTGGAACCCTAGTTATCGAATACATTTCCAATAGAACATTTTAATGTGCTGCTTGAACTTAACCACATAATCTTGCTTTTATATATCAACAGAAAGAGCACACTGGACGCCTTGTTATTGGGGATCACAAATCAACATCCCATGTCCGGAGTGGTAAGTATACAACAACAGCAGTGGTCTCTACAGCGGAAGTGAAATGTTGCTGCCAGACTGAAGGGCTGAAAGGTCACGAGAGTGACCTCCCATTGACACTTAAAAATCCCCCAGCTGCATGAGGAGTGCCCCAGGATGACATCCTGTACACTTCCTTTTTCCCTAGATGCCACATGAGAACAAACACTGTATAataatactgaataaataacaaatattacctgcaatgttttgttatgtttcacATAATGAAGGTTACAGcttttaaatacagaaaaattaCTCATCCAAGTGATGTGTCATTGCTAAATACTTGCGTTCTATTTGATTACCGGTTTTCTCTAGGGGTAGAAGATCGTCAAATTAATGATGCACTTGAGCAGCAGTATCAGCAGGGTATGGATGGGAAACTATCAGGGAGGAACAGAAGACACTGTGGTCTGGGGTTCAGTGAGGTACAAGCAATGGAATAATACTGAAATAAACGTTTTCGTTgaaattagataaaaaaaacgatgtggtttgcattggttttaaaaacatcaaatttcACACTTCTCAAATCATACAAAGCCTTGAATACTTACAATATGAATGCAGCTTTGATAAAACTAATGATAACTATTAAATAATAAGAGCAGACACTGAAACTCCAAATGTGTGCTCATATCAGctgttcattttttctttttgccaaccGCTTTGATTCATCTTACAGCCCGACCCACCAGCTGAGAGTCCGAGCGCTGTTGCGTCAGAGGAGCAAGCCAGTTCAGAAAAAGCCCCTGAGCAACCATCAGAAAAACACAAGGACGAGAAAAGCCTTTCATCTCACACAGAGCTCAAAACACAGGAATCAGAGCACGATCGGCAAAAAGACTCAAAGGAAGATGATAAGAAAAAGggttttaaaatgtcatttgtaaAAGCCACATAAATGGATTGGATACATGTTTATCAGGTTTAGATTTTGTTGTAATCTTTTGACCTCCCACTGCGAGTGAgagcacatttttattttcttggaTTTGTTTTAATGTCATTATGTCTGTACCTAATTATTTAAACTTGCTTGGCCTTATTGAGCCACACGGAGAACTGTTTCTTGTCCCCGAATTGAAAGCAATAGTACACCTAAAACTTTTGCTCTGCTTAGTCAGTATGATTTCAGTGGCATGATGACTGAAcctccatttttgggtgaactattacttttaagcaatatcGATAAAGATTTATCAAGTTTGGAAAGCAAAGAAATTTTCAAAATGTCTACTCTGTGTATTAATGGTCTGCAAAATATGTCAATAAAGAGTAAAACTGTTATGTGATCAGATGTGAGATAATAAAACGTACGATTTTGAAATAGGTGTGAGATGCATAAACTGCAACTAAATCTGGAAATACTCACTCAAAACCGTGTactatttcaaacctttataaatgaCATCCAATCATGTTTACTAACCTTGTAATAGAAAAGCTCTATAGCTGactgctgttatattttatagagTAACTTGAAGATGGTTTTGTTAagtaaaagtgcattttatttcaacaagttcataacagtttattttttgttacacAACACTGCAAACAATGAAGTACCTCAAGTCAAGATTACATGATTTGTAATTCAAATTACAGTAATACCATGCAAACGTTGCAAATGCATGTTTAGGAAAAAACATCGGGCAACATAGCTGGTAAAATgcacaagtaaataaaaaaacattaaaaatatttcatcttaaatacaaaacagttttatttagAGAATGAATGTGAATTATAAATATTTGGTACAAAAATCAATCTTTGGGCATCTCAACATGTTTTAGTTCCCAGACATGGCTTTGGctgcaaaagaaaacaaatgttttcaggAAAAATCAACATCATTGGACAGCACAAGAGATAttctattaaataaatatttatatttattgtataatgATGCTTTCTTATTTTCTCACCTGTGACCTGTTTCCTCTTGATGGAGGCCTCTGAGGCCAAAGCCAGAGGTACACTCATGATCCTCTCCTGCTGTTGAAGCGCATGATCCAGATCACTGAAATCTACTTGCTCTCCATCTACAGACTTCACACTGAAATGCAGGAACAGAAGCTTTATTGTGTACACTAAACGGATCCATTTTCATCTACTGATTTCTCACTCTACTCTCATACCTCGACCTAGCCAGAAGACTTTTTATCTTTGCTACGTTTCGAGAACGAGCCTCTTTCTCCTCTTGACTCAGGTCTTCATCCAGATCCATGTCCATGAGTCTCTTTGGGATGGGCACTTTCTGTGGTGTAGAGATCTGAGGTGGGGCAGATCCAAGCCAAGCTCAATCACGTGGTTTggggttttaaaaaatgaagcaCTCAAATATCACTGAAGATTTCTGGAACATACCTCTCGGataatgtcaaactcaaagtccaCAGGATCCAAATCATCTTCTTTCATTGGCCTGGCTCGAACCATCAGCCATTCATCTGATGCGGGCCGCTGTTTCTCCTGCCTCTGCACTGTACGTTTTATTCGCTGCAAATAAATGTCTTTCTCCCAGCCCTACTagggcaaaaacaaacaatataccAGCACTTAGACAACATACACCATAATTCACCAAGATGAGGATCTCAAACATAATATGGAACTTTTCACTGTCAGACGGAGAATATCTCACAGATGTTTCATGTTTTAGTGGGGTCTTCTGTACTTTTGTGGTCACAGTAAATGGTGGCGGTGAAGAAGGACAAGATGTCATTACAGACATTATTACAAATAATCAAACCCATCACCAAATCACAACATGCTGACTTGCAGGAGCGTGTAATTTGACAAAAGTATACATGCATACACAGATTTCaagttttaaaaaacacaatcatgCAAAATCATTTATTTCCCACTCACAGACATGACATTAGAGGAATCAGTCAGAGATACTTTTCACATAGTCACACTGCAATGAAAAACAAGGTGTTTCaagtttcttgttttatttgtgctatTAGTGCAAACTCAACATTAGAAAATGAAGAGATTATGAGGTGCCTTCAGAAGTTGCTGTATTGATGTAAATaccattatatttatattacagaaTAGCATATATTCCACTTGCACCACAGTTTCTTGTGATTTAATAAAGGTTATTCACATCAGCGTATACAAATAATTTGACTGTACTCTTACTGCCTAATGACAAACAGTGATGAAGATGCTGGTGATGTTACAGAGATCATGAAATAGATCAATGTGGTGGGGGGGGGTATTTATTGATAATATTGTCACTTTGAAACTTTGGTTAGGAACTGAAACATCTCACTCTTTAGCAGCTATTAGAGAAACaacaaacattacttttatttacaaagtGGTATGTGAGTGTTTCAGTTTTCAATCTATCCTAAGTGACTCACAAACGGTTCTTTTAATGAAAGATTAATGGTTTAATAGGGTTAGTGTGTTGTCCCATGAATCAAATAATCATGTGACTACGTCTGTTCTATTGCTGTCGTCTACCTCTGAACTGAGTACTGCCTCCGTTTTCACATcagaattaaagtgatagttcaccccaaaatgacatttctgtcatcatttactcaccctcttgtcattttaaacctgtacgactttcttctgcagaacacaaaagaagatattttgaagaatgttgataaccgaacagcaacggtacccattcacttgcattggttttgtgtccatacagtagaagtgaatgggtaaaGCCGGTGTTTAGTTCCCAACTTTCTTCagaatatattcttttgtgttctgcagaagaaagtttaAAACGacaagggggtgagtaaatgatgacagaattttcattttcgtgtGACCTATTCCTGATTGTTTTCCTgaatacaaaatatatgtatataagtGAAAGACAAAAGATGGGAGCACACAGTGCCATTTTGGCCACGATTTTGCCATCTGAGACAAATTTTGAGAATCCTAAAATATTCCTATGCTCCGATCCATAAATCTTGTGTATTTAATCTCTAGTTTGACACCCACAGCCATTGAATGACCAttaccataaaataaaaaaataaaaatattctgaCAGTGtcaattttttttcaaagtgcCTTGACTTCCCACTGTACCTGGAATCATGTTTGTATAATCtggcaaacaacaaaatgtgctCCCATCTTTAGAGTTCGCGTGCGACAGAGACACCCCTGAATGcagcatcttttttttaaaagacacTGATTcatatactatataaaaaaagaagaaagtcaaaACACCAGTAATCTCCTGCTGATCACCCTGATTAATATAAACTAAATTGTGGTAATGCATTGATGGATTGGCCAAATcctttcatttttaacattcattctGATCACCtgagaaaacaacaacagttgCTAATCAGAGATCTTAAACGTTATTCCTGCCATTAACAACCTGATTCACAATATTAATAGTAGCAATAAGTCCATTTGATTGTATGAATGAGAACATATTCTCATGGCCAATCAGA
Protein-coding regions in this window:
- the cd81b gene encoding CD81 molecule b, which produces MAVTGCSQCIKYMLFFLNFIFWLAGGVILGVSLWLRHDTQTSNLLMLQFEGTQAPGTFYISVYVLIAIGAVMMFVGFLGCYGAIQESQCLLGTFFTCLVILFACEVAAGIWGFINRDTISTELINFYDAAYIKAVDPVGTPSKQAAAKVLEVFHDTLECCGKGDDNELFTPVRASLCPRMTNPIDLVISQSCHIKLRDLFSEKLHLIGLAALVIAVIMIFEMIFTMVLCCAIRNAPAY
- the lg12h11orf58 gene encoding small acidic protein; its protein translation is MSSSDERYKGTKRPASPDETGSTQWSTADLGTNERKQKFLRLMGAGKKEHTGRLVIGDHKSTSHVRSGVEDRQINDALEQQYQQGMDGKLSGRNRRHCGLGFSEPDPPAESPSAVASEEQASSEKAPEQPSEKHKDEKSLSSHTELKTQESEHDRQKDSKEDDKKKGFKMSFVKAT